From the genome of Sphingobacterium kitahiroshimense, one region includes:
- a CDS encoding TonB-dependent receptor: protein MNKHFSVLLFVLVVLPSLLFAQTGRISGVVKDEGSNSALSGVSVSIVGAANQATSSDFEGDYSFNIAPGTYKLVFSYVGYINKEITDIKVEAGNSAIVDVSLAPSSNQIGEVVVTVSARKNTELSILNMQKNSGVVMDGLSSQAIQRSGASNIASAVRVIPGVSVQDGKYLYVRGLGDRYTKSILNGVDIPGLDPDKNTVQMDIFPTGVLENIVVMKTASAELPADFTGGVIDIVTKDIPAQKNLGVSMSLGYNPNAHFRNDFVSYKGSKTDFLGYDYGDRNLPVVKDYTILNPVVPENRYAVEQVAKAFDPVMAAQRKSNNLPDLNMGVDYSNQFNVAGNKLGVIGLLNYKRNTMFYKGFQNGIYQKPNQSDASSELKADKISQGDLGEQNVLLSGMLGLNYKTDRSKYSLTALRIQNGESRAAIFNQTTAISNSNETMRHTLEYTERAITNLLLSGKHSNENADFITEWKLSPTWVKVNDKDMRQTTFVLNSSGNYVINTDAGLPNRFWRYLDEFNGVSKLDFTKKLNLFERESAFKFGGLYSYKKRDYRINNYSIEYRNNNKDITNGDPNGFLNPENVYNASEDSGFWVRGNYQAANTFEASQQTGAAYVSLEIRPIEKLKAIAGLRGENYTTIFTGQNIDGLKYDKVKTINKFDLFPSLNLIYNTFANHNLRASYSRTVARPSFKELSVVQIYDPLTEIRFLGNLELVPTYINNIDLRYEIFAKDAQMFALSGFYKGFKNPIELQAYNDGVPLDITPKNSPSATVIGLEVEGRKNFGFISEDLKDLTLNVNVTVVKSEIEMRDEEYASRKSFAREGQEISKKRELQGQSPYLINTGLSYNSSSKGFEAGVFYNVQGKTLQIIGFARNSDVYTKPFNSLNLNLSKKIGKEFKAGTISFKVDNLLDSKRLSVYEAFQAADQIYQQRIPGRNFSVGYSYNF, encoded by the coding sequence ATGAACAAGCATTTTTCGGTTTTACTATTTGTATTAGTAGTATTGCCAAGTTTATTATTTGCACAAACAGGTAGAATTTCTGGCGTTGTCAAAGACGAAGGGTCCAACTCAGCCCTATCAGGAGTCAGTGTATCTATTGTTGGAGCTGCAAATCAAGCTACAAGTTCAGATTTTGAAGGAGATTATTCTTTTAATATTGCTCCAGGTACATATAAACTCGTATTTAGCTATGTAGGCTATATAAACAAAGAAATCACCGATATTAAAGTGGAGGCAGGCAACTCAGCTATTGTTGATGTTTCCTTAGCTCCGTCATCAAATCAAATTGGTGAAGTAGTCGTTACCGTTTCGGCTCGAAAAAATACTGAACTCTCTATATTAAATATGCAGAAAAACTCTGGTGTTGTTATGGATGGTTTATCTTCACAGGCTATTCAACGTTCTGGAGCAAGTAATATTGCTTCTGCAGTTCGTGTTATTCCTGGAGTATCTGTTCAAGATGGTAAATATTTATATGTTCGTGGACTTGGAGATCGTTACACTAAATCAATCTTGAATGGTGTTGACATACCAGGATTAGATCCAGATAAGAATACTGTCCAAATGGACATATTTCCTACTGGTGTATTGGAAAATATTGTTGTTATGAAAACAGCTTCTGCTGAATTGCCAGCAGACTTTACCGGAGGTGTAATCGATATTGTAACTAAAGATATCCCTGCACAAAAGAACTTAGGTGTTTCGATGTCATTGGGTTATAATCCGAATGCTCACTTTAGAAATGATTTTGTTAGTTACAAAGGAAGTAAAACAGATTTTCTAGGGTATGATTACGGTGATAGAAACCTTCCTGTGGTAAAGGATTATACAATTTTAAATCCGGTTGTTCCTGAAAATAGATATGCTGTTGAGCAAGTTGCAAAGGCATTTGATCCGGTAATGGCTGCACAACGTAAATCAAATAATCTTCCCGATTTGAATATGGGAGTCGATTATAGTAATCAATTCAATGTTGCTGGTAATAAGTTAGGTGTTATTGGATTATTGAATTATAAGCGCAATACAATGTTTTACAAAGGATTTCAGAATGGTATCTATCAAAAGCCAAATCAGTCCGACGCTAGTTCTGAACTTAAAGCAGATAAAATTAGCCAGGGAGATTTAGGCGAGCAAAATGTGTTACTTTCTGGAATGTTGGGCTTGAATTATAAAACCGATCGATCTAAATATTCATTGACAGCGCTACGCATCCAAAATGGAGAATCAAGGGCTGCAATATTTAATCAGACAACTGCAATTTCAAATTCAAACGAGACAATGCGCCATACTTTGGAATATACAGAGCGTGCAATTACAAACTTATTGCTAAGCGGTAAGCATAGTAATGAAAATGCAGACTTTATTACAGAATGGAAGCTTTCACCAACGTGGGTTAAAGTAAATGATAAAGATATGCGTCAAACTACCTTTGTTTTGAATAGCAGCGGTAATTATGTTATCAATACAGACGCCGGTCTTCCAAATCGCTTTTGGAGATATTTAGATGAGTTTAACGGTGTTTCGAAATTGGATTTTACAAAAAAGTTAAATTTATTTGAAAGAGAATCTGCATTTAAGTTCGGTGGCTTGTATAGTTATAAAAAGAGAGATTACCGTATTAATAATTATAGTATAGAATACAGAAACAATAACAAAGATATTACTAATGGTGATCCCAACGGATTCCTGAATCCGGAAAATGTATATAATGCAAGTGAAGATAGTGGTTTCTGGGTTAGAGGTAATTATCAAGCTGCAAATACCTTTGAAGCTTCACAACAAACTGGTGCTGCTTACGTTTCATTAGAAATACGTCCTATAGAAAAGCTTAAAGCAATAGCAGGACTTCGTGGTGAAAATTATACAACAATTTTTACAGGGCAGAATATTGATGGATTGAAATATGATAAAGTAAAAACTATCAATAAATTTGATTTATTTCCTTCATTAAATTTGATATATAATACTTTTGCAAATCACAATTTAAGAGCATCATATTCCCGTACTGTTGCTAGACCATCATTTAAAGAATTATCAGTAGTTCAAATTTACGATCCTTTAACAGAAATTAGATTTTTGGGTAATTTGGAATTGGTTCCTACTTATATCAATAATATAGATTTACGTTATGAGATCTTTGCTAAGGATGCACAAATGTTTGCCCTTAGTGGATTCTACAAAGGATTTAAAAATCCAATTGAGTTACAAGCTTACAATGATGGAGTGCCTTTAGATATTACGCCAAAAAACTCACCATCAGCAACAGTAATAGGACTTGAAGTAGAAGGACGTAAGAATTTTGGATTTATTTCTGAAGATTTGAAAGATTTGACTTTAAACGTAAATGTTACTGTTGTTAAATCTGAAATTGAGATGAGAGATGAAGAGTATGCTTCTAGAAAATCATTTGCTCGTGAAGGACAGGAAATTTCAAAAAAGAGAGAATTACAAGGTCAGTCTCCTTATTTAATCAATACTGGTCTGTCTTATAACAGTTCAAGTAAAGGATTCGAAGCTGGTGTTTTTTATAATGTACAAGGAAAAACTTTACAGATAATTGGTTTTGCGAGAAACTCAGATGTATATACTAAACCTTTTAATAGTTTAAATTTGAATTTATCCAAAAAGATAGGAAAAGAGTTTAAAGCAGGTACCATTTCATTTAAAGTAGATAATCTTTTAGACAGTAAACGTCTGAGTGTTTATGAAGCTTTTCAAGCAGCAGATCAAATCTATCAGCAACGTATTCCTGGGCGGAATTTCAGCGTAGGGTATAGCTATAATTTTTAA
- a CDS encoding ABC transporter ATP-binding protein: MINPIITTQELSFQYKGGIPIKFPAIQIQKGQHTLLLGNSGTGKTTLLHLLGGLSKPTAGKVWINEKDIYAMSTSEMDKFRSQHIGFIFQEAHLLKNLTILENIQLAQSLAKKIVNKNEVLSVLDKLQLSDKAHAYPQELSRGQLQRAAIARAVINKPLLLIADEPTASLDDQNTTRVLTLLMEIADQQGATLLIATHDKRIKNNFSNTYDLNTLNPNSK, translated from the coding sequence ATGATCAATCCAATCATAACAACACAGGAACTTTCCTTCCAATACAAAGGAGGTATACCGATCAAATTTCCCGCTATTCAAATTCAAAAAGGTCAACATACACTGCTTCTTGGAAATTCTGGAACTGGTAAAACAACATTGCTTCATCTTTTGGGGGGACTTTCTAAACCGACAGCAGGAAAAGTCTGGATTAATGAAAAAGATATCTATGCCATGAGCACATCTGAAATGGATAAATTTAGATCGCAACATATCGGCTTTATTTTTCAGGAAGCCCACTTATTGAAAAACTTAACTATTCTTGAAAACATTCAGCTTGCGCAGTCTTTAGCAAAGAAAATAGTCAATAAAAATGAAGTTTTAAGCGTGCTAGACAAACTACAATTGTCTGATAAAGCCCATGCATATCCACAGGAATTAAGTCGAGGCCAATTACAACGTGCCGCTATTGCACGTGCTGTTATTAATAAGCCTTTGCTTTTAATTGCTGACGAACCTACTGCATCATTGGATGATCAGAATACAACTAGGGTATTAACACTATTAATGGAAATTGCCGATCAACAGGGCGCTACCCTCCTGATCGCTACGCATGATAAAAGAATTAAAAATAACTTTTCGAATACTTACGATTTAAATACACTCAATCCTAATAGCAAATAG
- a CDS encoding ABC transporter permease — MNTIQLVWKNISKQIGSTALSILLTAFGVAILCVLSITSDSFEKQLENNSKNIDLVIGAKGSPLQLILSSVYHIDNPTGNIPLAEAEKLQHNPLIKLAVPVSLGDNYRGHRIVGTDSSFLTLYETKVQQGKLFDKDYEVVVGTDVARKQNLKIGDQIHSSHGLSKGGHSHDDQPFTVVGILAYNNNITDNLILTSLSSVWDVHGIEHHDHDHELTPAEAQAKEDLEETKNAHLHHHGEAEEEEHRDEDQHEPDMMVKSIGADMIHSSGLEITALLVQYRSPAAIAVLPKYIAQNTQMQAASPAIESTRLFSLLGVGIDSLKILAYIIMAIAGLSVFISLYNALKQRKYDLAIMRTLGASKLKLFSLVICEGMVITVIGGFLGLIFAHIALYYINTQTSQSADFIDAFKLDPIELIFVLLACVIGIISALIPAIKAYKTTISHILSNN, encoded by the coding sequence ATGAATACTATTCAATTAGTTTGGAAAAATATTAGTAAACAAATAGGATCAACAGCACTCAGCATATTACTGACTGCATTTGGTGTTGCCATATTATGTGTACTTTCTATAACCAGCGATAGCTTTGAAAAGCAACTTGAAAATAATAGTAAGAATATTGATTTAGTAATCGGAGCTAAAGGAAGTCCCTTACAATTGATCCTATCCAGTGTTTATCACATCGATAACCCTACTGGTAATATCCCTTTGGCTGAAGCTGAAAAATTGCAACATAACCCTTTAATAAAATTGGCTGTTCCTGTCTCATTGGGGGATAACTATAGGGGGCATCGTATAGTAGGCACGGATTCTAGCTTTCTTACTTTGTATGAAACCAAAGTACAACAAGGAAAGCTATTTGATAAAGACTATGAAGTTGTTGTCGGAACTGATGTTGCCCGTAAGCAAAATCTTAAGATTGGAGATCAGATTCATAGTTCACATGGATTAAGTAAAGGCGGTCATAGTCATGATGATCAACCGTTCACTGTTGTAGGTATATTAGCATACAACAATAATATTACGGACAATCTCATTCTGACTAGTCTAAGTAGTGTCTGGGATGTACATGGAATTGAACACCACGATCATGACCATGAATTAACTCCTGCTGAAGCACAGGCTAAAGAGGATCTTGAAGAGACGAAAAATGCACATCTCCATCACCATGGTGAAGCAGAAGAGGAGGAACATCGTGATGAGGATCAACATGAACCCGATATGATGGTAAAATCAATTGGTGCGGATATGATTCATTCTTCTGGTCTTGAAATTACGGCATTGTTAGTACAGTACCGGTCACCAGCTGCAATTGCGGTATTACCTAAGTACATCGCACAAAATACGCAAATGCAGGCTGCCTCACCTGCCATAGAGAGCACGCGCTTATTCTCTCTTTTAGGGGTAGGGATTGACTCATTAAAGATATTAGCTTATATCATCATGGCAATTGCTGGATTAAGTGTCTTCATCAGCTTATACAATGCCTTAAAACAACGAAAATATGATTTAGCGATCATGCGTACATTAGGTGCTTCCAAGCTCAAACTTTTCTCTCTGGTAATCTGTGAGGGAATGGTCATTACTGTAATTGGGGGGTTCTTAGGATTGATTTTCGCCCATATAGCGCTTTATTATATCAATACACAAACAAGCCAAAGTGCTGACTTTATAGATGCATTTAAGCTTGATCCCATAGAACTGATTTTTGTTTTATTAGCCTGTGTAATTGGTATTATTTCAGCACTAATTCCTGCGATCAAGGCATATAAAACAACAATTTCCCATATTTTATCAAACAATTAA
- a CDS encoding 16S rRNA (uracil(1498)-N(3))-methyltransferase — translation MQLFFTEEIKPDFKNFILSEEESKHAIRVLRLQVGDKVHLIDGRGGLYEAEILDPHPKRTVLTILNVKENYQQSSYHLHIAIAPTKNIDRFEWFLEKATEIGIHEITPLICEHSERKEVKLDRLNKVIVAAMKQSLKAYIPKLNPAITFSQFCKQQESNTATKVIAHCIDSEKQYLNEVLQSEQHYILLIGPEGDFSTQEIEQALNMGYQPISLGEARLRTETAGITSCVEVSLVNRSK, via the coding sequence ATGCAACTATTTTTTACAGAAGAGATTAAACCTGATTTTAAAAACTTTATTCTAAGTGAAGAAGAGAGTAAGCATGCCATTCGTGTGCTTCGACTTCAAGTAGGTGATAAAGTTCACTTGATTGATGGAAGAGGCGGATTGTATGAAGCTGAAATTTTGGACCCACATCCCAAAAGAACAGTTTTGACTATTTTAAATGTCAAAGAAAACTATCAGCAATCCTCATATCACTTACATATTGCAATTGCTCCAACTAAAAATATCGATCGTTTCGAATGGTTTTTAGAAAAAGCGACAGAGATTGGCATTCATGAAATTACACCTTTAATCTGTGAGCATTCTGAGAGAAAAGAGGTGAAATTAGATCGTCTTAATAAAGTGATTGTAGCAGCAATGAAGCAATCGTTGAAGGCCTATATTCCAAAATTGAATCCTGCGATTACTTTTTCACAATTCTGTAAGCAACAGGAATCGAATACAGCTACCAAAGTTATCGCACATTGTATAGATAGTGAGAAACAGTATCTAAACGAAGTTTTACAATCAGAACAGCATTATATCTTATTGATCGGTCCTGAAGGAGATTTTTCGACACAGGAGATAGAACAAGCATTAAACATGGGCTATCAACCGATTTCGTTAGGAGAAGCACGTTTACGAACCGAAACAGCAGGAATAACATCTTGTGTTGAGGTTTCTCTCGTAAACAGATCAAAATAA
- a CDS encoding hemolysin family protein, producing the protein MALDIFWTIFLVVANGFFVAAEFAIVKVRASQIELQAKSGSNVAKIAKNITEHLDKYLAATQLGITLASLGLGWKGEAVMTEIVSNLFSFFQVDTSQSWAKWTGFALAFGTITFLHVVLGELAPKSIAIQKPVATTMKVAVPLRIFYWLLMPLIYVFNGFANFLLRLIGIQPHPSESSHSSEELQYLLDKGKESGALESSEHELIKNVFDFNERIVKNIMVPRTKIVAVEEDCVAIDFINTVTEEGYSRIPIYADSIDQIVGIVHTKDILPIVMKGKEVVLKDIMRKPYFIPETKKINDLMAEFQLKRIQLAIVLDEFGGTAGMVTLEDIVEELVGEIQDEYDEETPVVERISETEYMVDAGASIHDVNEFLPLELPASQDYDTVSGLVSDLFDKIPEVGEYKEVFGYTFTIIRKTQQNIEFVKLELVESMHDDQDN; encoded by the coding sequence ATGGCCCTCGATATTTTTTGGACAATATTTTTAGTAGTTGCAAATGGTTTTTTTGTTGCGGCAGAGTTTGCTATAGTCAAAGTAAGAGCTTCACAAATTGAGCTCCAAGCAAAATCAGGAAGCAATGTTGCTAAAATCGCAAAAAATATTACAGAGCATTTGGATAAATACCTAGCTGCAACACAGCTAGGTATTACTTTAGCATCTCTAGGCTTAGGCTGGAAAGGCGAAGCAGTCATGACCGAAATCGTATCTAATCTGTTTTCTTTTTTTCAGGTAGATACTTCACAAAGCTGGGCTAAATGGACCGGTTTTGCACTTGCATTCGGAACCATTACGTTCTTGCATGTTGTACTAGGTGAGCTTGCTCCTAAATCTATTGCTATTCAAAAACCTGTAGCGACTACAATGAAAGTGGCAGTGCCATTGCGTATATTTTATTGGTTATTGATGCCATTAATATATGTATTCAATGGTTTTGCTAATTTCTTATTGCGATTAATAGGTATTCAACCACATCCTAGTGAATCTTCACACTCCTCAGAGGAGCTTCAATATTTATTGGACAAAGGTAAAGAAAGTGGTGCATTAGAATCATCAGAGCATGAGCTGATTAAGAACGTTTTCGATTTTAATGAACGGATCGTGAAAAATATCATGGTTCCGAGAACAAAAATCGTAGCAGTTGAAGAGGATTGTGTAGCGATTGATTTTATCAATACAGTAACAGAAGAAGGATATTCGCGTATTCCTATTTATGCTGATAGCATCGATCAAATTGTCGGTATCGTACACACAAAAGATATCTTACCGATCGTAATGAAAGGTAAAGAGGTGGTATTAAAGGATATCATGCGTAAGCCCTACTTTATTCCTGAAACTAAAAAAATCAATGATTTAATGGCCGAATTTCAATTGAAGAGAATTCAGTTGGCTATTGTATTGGATGAATTTGGAGGTACAGCCGGTATGGTTACTTTAGAAGATATTGTCGAAGAACTTGTCGGTGAAATTCAAGATGAATATGATGAAGAAACTCCAGTTGTTGAACGTATTTCTGAAACAGAATATATGGTGGACGCTGGTGCGAGCATTCATGATGTGAATGAGTTTTTACCATTAGAATTACCAGCAAGTCAAGATTATGATACCGTTTCAGGTCTAGTAAGCGATTTGTTTGATAAAATTCCTGAAGTAGGAGAGTATAAAGAAGTATTTGGTTATACCTTTACGATTATTCGTAAAACACAACAGAATATAGAATTTGTGAAATTAGAACTTGTTGAGTCTATGCATGATGATCAAGATAATTAG
- a CDS encoding inorganic diphosphatase, giving the protein MSTQNPWHKVSPGTNVPNSVNAIIEISNGSKGKYELDKETGLLLLDRVLSSSVVYPANYGFIPQTYCDDKDPLDILVICSVDILPLTLVEAQIIGVMNMVDGGEQDDKIIAVAKNDPVYNYITDIEQLSPHSMKEIVQFFESYKALEKKNVVVEGVQGREVAQQILLDSIELYNKEFGNK; this is encoded by the coding sequence ATGAGTACACAAAATCCTTGGCATAAAGTATCTCCTGGTACAAATGTGCCAAATTCAGTAAATGCTATTATTGAAATTTCAAATGGTTCAAAAGGAAAATACGAATTAGACAAAGAAACTGGTCTTTTATTATTAGATCGCGTTTTGAGTTCTTCTGTAGTGTATCCAGCTAACTATGGTTTTATTCCGCAGACATACTGTGATGATAAAGATCCATTGGATATTTTAGTAATCTGTTCTGTTGATATTCTTCCTTTAACATTGGTTGAAGCACAAATCATTGGTGTGATGAACATGGTTGATGGTGGTGAGCAAGATGATAAAATTATTGCTGTTGCTAAGAATGATCCTGTGTACAATTACATTACAGATATTGAACAACTTTCTCCACATAGTATGAAAGAAATTGTTCAGTTTTTTGAAAGTTATAAAGCGTTAGAAAAGAAAAATGTTGTGGTTGAAGGCGTACAAGGCCGTGAAGTAGCACAACAAATTTTATTGGATAGTATAGAATTGTACAATAAAGAATTTGGTAATAAATAA
- a CDS encoding DedA family protein — MQDLLLSFQQLLNPEELLSSGGFYLVLLIVFAETGLFFGFFLPGDYLLFLAGLFCALNKIEVDIVTLCAGLIAAGVLGNFAGYWFGYRAGPMLFKRKDSLIFKRKYVIMAEEFYHKYGGTALIIGRFVPIVRTFAPIFAGVVKLDFKKFVIFNISGALLWVLLLTLSGYFLGIEFPWIINYVEYIIVGLIAIAFLPIVIALIKRKMNENKNKQNIQ, encoded by the coding sequence GCTCTGGCGGTTTTTATTTAGTTTTACTCATTGTATTTGCTGAAACGGGTTTGTTTTTTGGTTTCTTTTTACCGGGAGATTATTTGTTATTTTTAGCTGGACTATTTTGTGCATTAAATAAAATTGAAGTTGATATCGTGACGCTTTGTGCAGGTTTAATTGCAGCTGGCGTACTCGGAAACTTTGCAGGATATTGGTTTGGTTATCGAGCCGGTCCTATGCTTTTCAAACGGAAGGATAGCCTTATCTTCAAACGTAAATACGTCATTATGGCTGAAGAATTCTACCATAAATATGGGGGTACAGCTTTGATCATCGGTCGCTTTGTACCTATAGTGCGTACATTTGCACCAATTTTTGCAGGCGTTGTTAAACTCGATTTTAAAAAGTTTGTAATCTTTAATATATCAGGAGCACTGCTTTGGGTACTATTATTAACTTTATCAGGATATTTCTTAGGTATTGAATTTCCTTGGATTATTAATTATGTCGAATATATTATTGTTGGATTGATTGCGATTGCCTTCTTACCGATCGTCATTGCTTTGATCAAACGTAAAATGAATGAAAATAAAAACAAACAAAATATACAGTAA